The proteins below come from a single Danio aesculapii chromosome 23, fDanAes4.1, whole genome shotgun sequence genomic window:
- the nucks1b gene encoding nuclear ubiquitous casein and cyclin-dependent kinase substrate 1b isoform X1 has protein sequence MARPSRNKRVVDYAQFQESDDADEEYGKESERPEKPPVKRSDDSRVKDHKKDHSDDDNDNDYGEDEEEEDDGGDSDFDAEEASRGRQATAKRKRARDDSDDDGKVVKKKGRQVRQAATKAASKQREILLGDGGSEDEEGQGEEEEDDSDVYTGEDSGSDEDFMVEDDDDDSDYGRPKRRNSKVSRRSKDKKSPKPKIRASATRGAKKRRGKRQTRVKRVVKKASPKSEDEESNKEEKEEEEVQEEDKKESPAAKKKKDEESGAEGEENNDNGEKEEEKENENETEEKDDVSEEEAPSGED, from the exons ATGGCGAGACCTTCGAG GAATAAAAGGGTTGTTGACTACGCACAATTCCAAGAGTCTGATGATGCAG ATGAGGAATATGGAAAAGAATCAGAACGACCTGAGAAGCCGCCTGTAAAGCGCAG TGATGATTCTCGTGTCAAGGACCACAAGA agGACCACAGCGATGATGATAATGACAATGACTACGGCGAGGACGAGGAAGAGGAGGATGACGGTGGAGACAGTGATTTTGATGCAgaagaggccagcagggggagaCAGGCTACAGCTAAACGGAAAAGGGCTCGAG ATGACAGTGATGATGATGGTAAGGTTGTGAAGAAGAAGGGCCGGCAGGTGCGTCAGGCGGCCACAAAAGCTGCATCCAAACAGAGGGAGATTCTGCTCGGAGACGGAGGAAGTGAGGACGAGGAAGGACAGggtgaagaggaggaggatgaCAGTGACGTTTACACCGGAG AAGACTCGGGCAGTGATGAAGACTTTATGgtggaggatgatgatgatgacagtgATTATGGCCGACCCAAACGGAGGAACTCAAAAGTTAGCAGGAGAAGCAAAGACAAGAAATCCCCTAAACCCAAGATAAGGGCTTCAG CGACCCGAGGGGCCAAGAAAAGGAGAGGGAAGCGTCAGACGAGGGTGAAGAGAGTGGTGAAGAAGGCCTCACCAAAATCTGAAGATGAAGAGAGCAACAAGGAGGAGAAGGAAGAGGAAGAGGTGCAGGAGGAAGACAAGAAGGAGTCGCCCGCCGCAAAGAAGAAGAAGGATGAAGAAAGCGGCGCAGAAGGAGAGGAAAACAACGACAACGGagaaaaagaggaggagaaggagaatGAGAACGAGACGGAGGAAAAGGACGATGTTTCTGAGGAGGAAGCTCCGTCAGGTGAAGACTGA
- the nucks1b gene encoding nuclear ubiquitous casein and cyclin-dependent kinase substrate 1b isoform X2, whose translation MARPSRNKRVVDYAQFQESDDADEEYGKESERPEKPPVKRSDDSRVKDHKKDHSDDDNDNDYGEDEEEEDDGGDSDFDAEEASRGRQATAKRKRARDDSDDDGKVVKKKGRQVRQAATKAASKQREILLGDGGSEDEEGQGEEEEDDSDVYTGDSGSDEDFMVEDDDDDSDYGRPKRRNSKVSRRSKDKKSPKPKIRASATRGAKKRRGKRQTRVKRVVKKASPKSEDEESNKEEKEEEEVQEEDKKESPAAKKKKDEESGAEGEENNDNGEKEEEKENENETEEKDDVSEEEAPSGED comes from the exons ATGGCGAGACCTTCGAG GAATAAAAGGGTTGTTGACTACGCACAATTCCAAGAGTCTGATGATGCAG ATGAGGAATATGGAAAAGAATCAGAACGACCTGAGAAGCCGCCTGTAAAGCGCAG TGATGATTCTCGTGTCAAGGACCACAAGA agGACCACAGCGATGATGATAATGACAATGACTACGGCGAGGACGAGGAAGAGGAGGATGACGGTGGAGACAGTGATTTTGATGCAgaagaggccagcagggggagaCAGGCTACAGCTAAACGGAAAAGGGCTCGAG ATGACAGTGATGATGATGGTAAGGTTGTGAAGAAGAAGGGCCGGCAGGTGCGTCAGGCGGCCACAAAAGCTGCATCCAAACAGAGGGAGATTCTGCTCGGAGACGGAGGAAGTGAGGACGAGGAAGGACAGggtgaagaggaggaggatgaCAGTGACGTTTACACCGGAG ACTCGGGCAGTGATGAAGACTTTATGgtggaggatgatgatgatgacagtgATTATGGCCGACCCAAACGGAGGAACTCAAAAGTTAGCAGGAGAAGCAAAGACAAGAAATCCCCTAAACCCAAGATAAGGGCTTCAG CGACCCGAGGGGCCAAGAAAAGGAGAGGGAAGCGTCAGACGAGGGTGAAGAGAGTGGTGAAGAAGGCCTCACCAAAATCTGAAGATGAAGAGAGCAACAAGGAGGAGAAGGAAGAGGAAGAGGTGCAGGAGGAAGACAAGAAGGAGTCGCCCGCCGCAAAGAAGAAGAAGGATGAAGAAAGCGGCGCAGAAGGAGAGGAAAACAACGACAACGGagaaaaagaggaggagaaggagaatGAGAACGAGACGGAGGAAAAGGACGATGTTTCTGAGGAGGAAGCTCCGTCAGGTGAAGACTGA